ttgaatatacatctttattacttataaaaaaaaaaaaaaaaaaaaaaaaaaaagaaggaatattCCAAATAGAACAAAAGCCAAACTACTCAAATGACCTTTCTTGTAGCCAAGCACTCCTTCCCtgttatttcattttcttagtataatgtttaaataataaaattcaccCTTCTTAACAATTTAAGCTTTCGTGACAAGTGAAAGTTTATCATGATATCAAAGCAAGTGGTTCTAAGTTTGAGCCCTGTCTCCTCTTTACCTACCAATTAAAAAGTTTAAGTTCTTGTGTAGGTTCCCATGTATTAAGGGGTAGTTTGGACCAACAAATGAGGGGGGTTTGTTAGAATGACTAAAtgataaaattcattttttcctaatagcttaagcttttgggacaagtTGTACTTTATCACATCTTCTTCCTTACCGATTCTGCTTAGGCTTAATAACCATAGTACTACATTCACTATTTATCTCTTTAGTCATCTCATCACAATCCTTTACCACCAGTGAGGAGTTGCTAGCCGACTAGGGGTACTCAAAGCCAATGGTTGCCCTGGACAGAATGCTGGACAGGCAACCCTTAGATCTGCAATCTAACGACTTAAGTAACAGGGATCATCATTTATTATAGATTGAGTTTGTCTTGTTAtagttattatttattcatcatgaaaaaattatttttagatttttgaaGGATTGTTGCTTTTTTGGTTCTCAATCTTTGAGAAGTATTTGTACAAGAACTTAAACATTGTGAAGCTCATGTCAAATCCTAAGAAGCAAGgtggagagatagagagacaagGGCGAAGGCTATATTTGTTgaaattagaaatatttttgtaagaataataaaataagggaGAGAAAtatgaaatgtagagagcttatAAAAGTTATCGTAAAATGAACATTGAGATTGTTGATGGGTAGGATTGAAACTTTTGATGCTGAAATGTATATATTGTGCCCCAAATTGTGGTTTTGTATGAATGTGTGTTGTGCGGACATGTGTTAAGTGTCTAAATTTGCACACTTGTGCTTGCACTGGTCAATCTAGGCTatataaatgattaaaatgAGTTCCATTTATGATTAGTCCTTTTAAGGTATAACAAAGATGTGGCTAGTACTTTTGCAGATTGTGAAAACTGGTTTCAGAATCAACTTGATAATGTTGTGTGGCTTGTGGGCATTGTAGTGTATTGTGAGCCTTGAAAGGACATTAGAGGTTTACATGGGAGAAATTGTGATGCCTTAAATTGTGGATTGTATGAGTGTGTTCTGCGGGCATGGGTGGAGTCTCACATTGGGCTATGCAAGTGATTACGAGTTCCAATTGTGACTagcctttttgtttttactcGGATTGTGGCAATATATCAAGGGTAATTTGTTTGATTCTGGGTCTTCCTCTTTAATGTATGCTCAACTAGTTTTAAGTGAGTGTTCCTTTGTTTTGGGTTTCACTTGATAGAATGTACCAATATTTGTCAAACTTAAGACTCATAAACGCTTACCTCTCTCAATATGgtatttgatattatttatggaCTTGTATGAAGTACCATACACCAATTGTAAGGCCCCTCTTGAATTTCTAACATCTTCATGATTGTTAAAACTTGGAGGATTTGTTTTCAACACTGTTTGTATGTTATCTTCAATATTGTTCTTGAGTGTTCTATCAGTCCTTTTTTCTGTTGTTGtcaaatttggaaaataattaATACCAACTTTGCTTGATCAGTGTGTAAGGTATTGGCTTCTTTACCGAGATGAAGCTTGTAGTTTCTTAAATGTCCAGTTGTAATGTCTACAAAATGCTTTTGAACCATGGTAGGTAAATTTCTGTCCCTTTGGTTAGTTGCATCTTGTCTTGGATTAGCTGGTTTCATATTCCACTTCCAGTGAGTTGGCCATACAGGAAGAACTCATTTTGTATTCATCTCACCCCACCCCCCCCTTTCTCGATTTGTGATATTGTACTATGGAATTTATGTATCTTTAATTAATGTAGCATACTGTAAGGCTATTTTCATCCATCATTGAATCACATTCATTATTTCTATTCagaataataattattttcttttgtgctTGGTTGTTAAATAGCTTTGTTCCTCCACACTATGCAGGTTGGTGATTTTGGCATTCTTGTGAGGTCTGGTTTCAGTGTATCCAAAGCTCTCTTTTTCAACTTCCTATCAGCGCTGGTGGCACTAGTAGGAACTGCAATGGTGAGTTTGTCTTCCTAGGGCAGGGGAAATCCGTCTAATAGTTTCTCAATTGATTTGAAAGAGAAATCTAATTACTGTTCTTGCTGTAGGCTCTGCTCTGGGGTCAAGATCCAGGGCAATCATCTTACATTGAGGTGAGAATAATTGGTGAAGTAATGTCAAATGTGTTCATTGGAGGTTTAGTTTAGCAGTTTTGATCAAAAGTAATGCCATTTTTGCAGGGATTCACAGCCGGTGGATTTATATACATTGCAGTAGCTGGAGTGCTTGCAGAAATGAATAGCAACAGCAACACAACATTGAAAAGCACAGCAATCCATATAACCTCACTGATACTGGGCATGGCTGTTGCACTTTGTATTTCCCTtgtagaatgattttttttactagttatATAGGGTCGtttggtaacgttgtttgtattttttgaaaatatttatggataaaaaaatgtgtgaaaatacgtgtaatattgtttaaaaattagaaacatgTGTTTATCCCAAGAAACTACACTACGTACACATGTACATTAGCGgaagatttttatatttattaaagcaTATTCAACATCCTTATCTGAGGtgaaattgattatacttatcaaggggaaaggaaaaaaacagtGATTTTGTGGTAAATTATAGGGTTTCTATAGGCTCTGGAAGGGGGGCTACTTGAACAGAACTCGGAGGCATTTTATAGATTGTACTTTTCCTATTGAGGTAATCATTAGAGTAGAAAAATTTGACACTAGTATGATTGATCGTCCATTTATACCTTTGGTATTCGTTGTGTGATGGGTCcgtcacaataaaataaaataaaataaacttatttttaggTCATGCTTTGTCTGATATTGTCAAATAATGTCTAGTTTATCTAAGAACTTCACGTCTTTTCTGGCTCATGATGTGGGAAATCCCGGCGTGAGTGTATCATCGTTAATAAATTGCGGGACTGGACCCACTAATTTCAAACTTAGATGATTGGAATTTGAAATTCAATAATCGTGGCTATGCTTCATGATCACAGAGGCCAAAAGGCATGTATTGTTCTTTGACCATCAAGGCAGCCCCGACAGATTATAAACACCTTTTTTTTACCCCTTAAAACAACCCAACATACTAGGTGTTAGCTACTTTTTGTATAATTGCTACAAAATATTTTCCCTAATATTTTATACAACAGGTCTGTGCCTCATCATGCATGCACAAATTTGCAAACCTTGGGTCGAGTTTGGTTCACTAGGTAGCTCATGGTGGCGTTCAAGCTTAGGGTGGCTTTTCAAGCAGCAATTCAATGGTAGCGTGAGCTCAGGGTATGACTCACATGGCAACCTTCGGTTGTGGTTGGCATGGCGGCGATGTGGTTCAACGTTCGTAGCTTTAGGTGTTTTGGGAATGTTGGCTATGTGGGTTTGAGTGCGTAAGGGCGGTTTTGAGGGTGTGGGGCTGCTCATTTGAAGAGTTAAAACAGTTTATTGGAGAGTATATTTGAAAGGCtagcattagcattttccaGTAGGAGCTAGGGGAGAAAAAGGGGTATCTAATTCAActttagctaaaaaaaattgaagggatTGATACTAATGCACATATACCATATTTGAATCATCAACCGCATGGTCAAACTGTCCTGTACCATAAATTGCGATTTGATTGAATAATGTCTGATTAAATTGAGACACCTGAATCGAATAAACGTAGCTAATATCTACTAAAGGGAATAACCAGATGCTACTTCTCTAGGTGGCTTCACTGCACAGAAATTAAATATGTTATTCATGGTCTTGCATGTACGAAATTTCACATTAGCGGGGAGGATATCTTTTACAAGGTGCCTGAACTCCCTGCTGCCTAATGGGAAACATTATGAGGGCAAGAATGCATGTATTTTGGTGAAAGCTGGTCATGCATGGGAAGTCTTTTTTGATTGCTTTTAAAGTTTCATAATTAACCAATATTGAACCAACGACAAATACCCGATCTCCATGTAATAAGAGCCAatggagagaggtttttttagGATGAAGATTTactttttcataaattaaaaggagtgtataatattacattatttaaaattttatttcattgagtaagaaaagataatttatttttaaatgagatGATACTAGgtacattttttaattcataaaaattaaacctTAATCTCGAAAGCgattcatttccatttcaaATACAAATGAAGAAGATTggttcaacccaaaaaaaaaaaaaaaaaaattgaagaagattGGTAATTATAATGGTCATAAAATTAATAACCTTATCTATACTTGATAATGATTGGTAATGGCAATGACATTGGTCGTAAATGTCATTCCTAATAAATCTAAATTTACCTTCCAGCTGGGTATAGAATAATCCTAGTCTTCAGGAAACAAAATGGTGCTACACCTGAAAAAGAAGTTGAACTCATGGTCCTTTTGAGTCTCACCATCAGCACagaaaattaatctaattaagaTTGAGCTTCCAATAGGTGAATTTATCTAAGACTTAGGATACATAATCGGAGATGTTCTGATTGATGTTCATATATGTAAATTTAAGCATAAAATCTTTGCCATATTATAAGTAATATAAGCTGCAACAAGTTCTGATGATAATATACAAAATATGATAACAAAACAGCTGTAGAATTACAAAGTACTCCTTGCTACATCTAGAATTTCTCTTGTTCTGAAGCAGCTACACCATTTGCTAATCAAGATGAATGTATCATGGCTTCCTAATAATGGGCTAAGAAAAGCTTATACGAACAAAGTTTTGAACCAAATCATTCATTATAGTTTATTCAGACTCAAACTTGTCAAACTGCTGGAGCATTTGAAAGATGGTAATGTTCTGGTTTGGGAGAGGAGGCAGAGAGGGTGTTCTCATTGTAGGGGTCATAATATAGTCTCCACGGGTGAGAGTGTGGTGCCTTTTTCGTACTGCTCGAACAGGAGGCTCTGCATCCACAGCAACCACTCTTTGTCTGTTCACAGCTGCTGGCACAGTCGCTTCTGCTCTTTTTCTCAAGCTTTCACCAATCCTTTTCTCATTCACACCTCCTTCCTGTtcatatgaaattcttttctcaCACTGCCATTTATCATTACATTTATTACTTTCGAAAGAACATAATTCGTATAGGAGCAAAGGGTAGCAATGGAAAGAAACATATAACAATCCCAACTTAAAATGTGTGCTTTATCAAAGGGGAGCATAATTGGACAAGGGGAGTAccatattatttgaaaaaataaaatataactaaCACATAAAGCCaaaaatcatatattaaaaaaacttaaaaccatAATGcaacactactttttttttctatcgaGTAAAACTTAGGTGCAGTTGCAAACTGCACCTTAACTTtgtcattaattaaattcaattatgtgattatattaattaatacaatCACGTGGAAGACGCCAACTCAAGTTACCTCTctctacttattttattttctagcaaaagaaagtaaaaataaaaacataatggCATCTTTCTTCTAATGACAATAAATTTAATCACGTGGTTTGTTGCTTAATGCAACAACGTCGTTAAATTGGGAAATTGGGAAACCTGAGATACAGAATTGTACCCACTTAAGTTTTGTCCAATTACAATAATCCTATTATGTACAAAGCCGTAATTGCTGACGAGAGATTAACTCAAGTTTAAGGAGGCTATCAAGAGACTGAAAAGCCGAGCTAGTTGGATtaatattcattaaaatataaaatgtgagatatttaaagaaccaaaaagaaaaatatcatgaCTAATGAGCCAAAAAGCACATGCTCTTAAGGAAACATCAATACAATCAACCAAGAATGAAGGATGAAACATGAatggaatttgaatttaacGAAAATAATTGAAACATTCTTACATTGATAACAGTAGAATCAGGCATTGGACATTTCACTGGTCGATCTTCATCCGGTGGCTCCATTGGGTGTTCAACTGGCCAGAAATCCATGTCCACTTCAACCTCAAGATGGTGCCAATCCATACCAACCCTGTATCTTGCGTCTCTGCTTTCATCTATCAGTGGAACTTCGCTTTCATTTGCATCCTAAAAAAGAAGCAACTTAGCATATGAAACTAAAGTAAAATTCACATATAACAAgcatatttaaataaaaagatagcTAATGTAATACCATAGCTGTGAAAacaagagaggaagagagagagagagagagagagagacttacaTAATCACCCTCACAAGAAAATCCCATAGAAATGTTCATAATGAGAATCAGAACAAATCCAACTTTGTCcgtatgtgtgtgtgagagagagagagagagagagtgagaaaggaaaactgaaaagatAAAGTGAGCATGAAAAGGAGTAGAAATGAGGGTATGAGAGAGGTGGCGCTGTGGGATCAACTGCACAGTGGACGACGAAGAAAGATTCCCaccattttcctctttttgtgattttgtgaaGTACTTTATTCTTaaccttttcctttctttattgGGTCCCTATCTCTCACCCATAAGAACGAGAGAGCTTTTTTTTACCTTTCACTTTGTTGCTTTAAAAACAGTAGCAATTTGGTTgaaaaaaatcttaacaatCTCCTACTTTCTGCTTTTCTTGGTTTTGCAGAAGATTGAAAATGTAGGAGATAGCGGTACATACATGAGCTTAGCTGTTATCATGTTTTGCTTTGCCAGGATACCCTTGTTGTAGTAAAAAGATGAGAGGCAAAGCAAAGAGTGTCGGAGCGGAAAGCACGAGATAGAGGCCTGTCTATACACACTTTTTAGTAGCCGTTTGTTCATTTCAATGTAATCGATTGTAAAGTGACCTATAATGTATGTTGGAGTCTCTACATACAATGGTAACAATGCAATACCTCATCCAATGTTTCAGTGTTCGTTCATTCGAATGAAAGTTAAAAAGCCtacttagatttgaaaatttttaatctttgaaCTTTTTACTTGAGATAAATTACACTTTCCCTATTTTATCTTTTGGGTCATTCACAATTCTCTTCTGAAACTATAAAATTTCTGAAACTATAAAATTATGCAATGTCCCTActtaattattgaaaataggCAAATACTCCCTGTTGTTTGTTTAGCtattaacaaataacaaaatcttcTGATTCCTTTAATATTCCATACCAAtgttactaaaatacccttgtGGAATTGCAAATGACCCAACATTTTTGGATCATGCCATTCAAGAACCcacaagactttttttttttttttttttttactacattTAAAAAACATTCTAAAATTCTCATTCGAGAACATTGTTTTCAGTGGATTCTGAGACAACCAGTAACATTCCTTTGCTGACTTATACCTATTActtgaatataaaattttcacaccTACAAACCAGACCATTATGAATCACTATACTACCGCGACTAAACCAATTCCTTGAGAATGCACCATTATACTACTTTGAATTGCTTGgatattttctcaaataattaCCATTCAAACTATAAACTAACTATGGAAAATCTAATCCCCAATATTCCGATACCTCAAAATCAGTCAACCAAAACAAATGGCTTAAGCCATCAATCCTAAATCTGAAACAAAAACCCCATAATTTGaaacaaaatcccaaaattaaaaagtagTATGATAGTGCATAATGGTTTTTTGGTAGATATGAAAATGTCATATTCAAGTAACAATAGTATAAGCTAGCAAAATGAATGTTAATGACTGTCTCGAGCTCCACAATGAATGTAACAATAGTGCATTATGATTTGAAGAAGGTTTTTCAGTCATGGTAAATACAAACAAAATGCATCTTTTGGGTTCTTTGAATGGTATGATACAAAAATGTTGGGTCATTTTTTATTACTCCCTttatttattgtgttatttGTACTTTTGCCTCCTTAATTAACTATGGGTAATTTGCAATTTCCCCTCAaggatattttagtcatttcatTGGAATATTaaaggaatcaaaagattcCATTGTGTtaatagcaataaaaaaaaagggtagaggGTATTTAATTATTTCCAATAGTTAAGGAGTGACGTTAGTCAATTTTATAGTTTAGAAGGAAAATTGTGAATGAACTAGTAGATGAAAAGGGGGAGGGGGCGGGGGGGAGAAGTGTACTTTACCCTTTTATCcctttttaaatttgttctttcatatatattttttttcttttttgaaattaaaaaaaaaaaagagttaaaaatgtAGAAAGTTTAAAGGGTGAATTACAATCTGTTCTCTCATAATAATTGTGCATGCAACTGTAAGGTGAAATAGCTAGGTCTATATCCCTATAATTTATAGGTTTTTACTAGCTTTTATATGCAGTCGATAAAGCTTAGTTAATTGGAGTTGAAAAGTAAGGCACACAAAAGTATGGTTGTATTTGATAAAAGTATAGTcgtatattttttaaacaacaatatttaaacaacagcagtttttgttatttaaacaacagtttttattatttaaataatatattacatatttttacaatatttttttatccacatgtacttttaaaaaatttaaacaacgTTACCAAATGGGCCAATTACACACTTAATGTTTGGGgtgattttgattttacttgctaaagtttcaaaattttgacatGCTCCCTTAACCTTACATAGCATTTGGATTTACTCCCTCCATTAATCCTGTTAGTGAAGTGGCCTTCAAGATCCAAATAAACTTATAATCTTTACAACTAATGCAATAGAAGCATGACACATCATTAAAATTTACtaaaacttttaataacttgtactaataaaatgatttttaaataacatttaagaattttattttcagatctagtatttaaaaattaggaaatcctccctctctctctgaAACTAAATCCTAACTTAAGGTTTAtaccccctcaaaaaaaaaaaaaaaaaaaaaaaaaaaaaaacttaaggtTTATAACGCTCTGATACTAATTGAAATGATAGTTTAGACcttattgattgattttaatAGAATTAATCCAACTGGATTATGTAACCTAGTTATGCTATTCAACGGGATTTTGATTAATAAGCCACAACGAACAAATTAGAAAGTAAACTAATGTGCAGTCAtgtaaaataacaaaatgattTATTGACTAAGTGAAAACCAATGGATAGAATctataggggaaaaaaaaaacccactccGAGGGTTACTGCCAATTGCAAGAAAAATTCACTATTAGAATGAAAGTTATTATAATTGAAATAGAGGCCTATCTCTAATTGCCACCTACAGTAGAACTTATAATTGTGACCCCACATCGCTCCAGGCTCCTTGGACTCTTTTGATATGGACCTCTCTCTATGAATCATGTCCACGAATTCAAGGATCACATTAAAGATTTGTCTTTATTGTAACACATTGAAGTTACCGTTGTTTCAAGTGTGATCACCAACTTGAACAACTGAACTCCATATTCATGAAGAACACTAGGTAGTGGTGATATTGAGGTTTTGGATTTCTTTCAATGTGATACAACGAAACCTATCCCAAAAACTTCTTTTTACCTAACTCTTATGTGTCTTTATACACGTTTGCATTCAGGGCAAGAACTCCCACTTAAACATTCAAATTCATAGGCCTGCTAAGAATCAAGATTCTcaattctcgatagatcgagatgTGGTCGAGAAATATGAGATTGCCTTAGCTTAAGTTGAATCTTGGACTTAGTCTTGCGCTTGAATATCAACATTACAACTCAATCAACTGTACATACAAGGATTTTCCAATACTTCAATCTGTAATGCTTAAATTCGGGGAGGGAAGAAAtcttgtacattttttttttgctaaacggAAGAAATCTTGTGCATATCATGTAGTTCTTTGGTAGGTTTCATTATCCATAA
This genomic stretch from Quercus lobata isolate SW786 chromosome 3, ValleyOak3.0 Primary Assembly, whole genome shotgun sequence harbors:
- the LOC115981921 gene encoding uncharacterized protein LOC115981921 isoform X2, which gives rise to MNISMGFSCEGDYDANESEVPLIDESRDARYRVGMDWHHLEVEVDMDFWPVEHPMEPPDEDRPVKCPMPDSTVINEGGVNEKRIGESLRKRAEATVPAAVNRQRVVAVDAEPPVRAVRKRHHTLTRGDYIMTPTMRTPSLPPLPNQNITIFQMLQQFDKFESE
- the LOC115981921 gene encoding uncharacterized protein LOC115981921 isoform X1, with protein sequence MNISMGFSCEGDYDANESEVPLIDESRDARYRVGMDWHHLEVEVDMDFWPVEHPMEPPDEDRPVKCPMPDSTVINCEKRISYEQEGGVNEKRIGESLRKRAEATVPAAVNRQRVVAVDAEPPVRAVRKRHHTLTRGDYIMTPTMRTPSLPPLPNQNITIFQMLQQFDKFESE